Proteins encoded together in one Canis lupus familiaris isolate Mischka breed German Shepherd chromosome 25, alternate assembly UU_Cfam_GSD_1.0, whole genome shotgun sequence window:
- the OR9S11 gene encoding olfactory receptor family 9 subfamily S member 11, giving the protein MPPHSNGNLSMAYFQDFVLEGFGVGLETQALLFAVFLALYMVTVLGNILMIIVITLDARLHSPMYFFLKNLSFVDLCYSSVIAPNALANFFSSSKVITFAGCAMQFSFLSLLGTTEAFLLGVMAYDRFMAICNPLRYPITMCQSACTRLVLGAYCGGCFNSVVQTSFTFHLSFCSSNRINHFFCDVPPLLQIACGNTAINKLLMFGICGFMIVGLAFVILISYGYIIATILRMQSGAGRRKIFSTCGSHMTVVTLFFGTLFVMYAQPGAIESMEQGKVVSVFYTLVIPMLNPLIYSLRNKDVKEAVQRLGQKHMTM; this is encoded by the coding sequence ATGCCACCTCACAGTAATGGAAACCTCTCCATGGcctactttcaagattttgtgcTGGAAGGATTTGGAGTTGGCCTTGAGACCCAGGCCCTGCTCTTTGCTGTGTTCCTGGCCCTGTATATGGTGACTGTACTGGGCAACATCCTCATGATCATTGTTATCACCCTGGATGCCCGCCTGCACTCCCcaatgtacttcttcctcaagAACCTCTCCTTTGTGGACTTGTGCTACTCATCTGTCATTGCCCCCAATGCACTGGCCAACTTCTTCTCCTCGTCCAAGGTCATCACCTTTGCAGGATGTGCCATGCAGTTTTCCTTTTTGTCCTTGCTGGGCACAACTGAAGCTTTCCTCCTGGGtgtcatggcctatgaccgcttcATGGCCATCTGTAACCCCTTGCGTTACCCCATCACCATGTGCCAGTCTGCCTGCACTCGCCTGGTGCTGGGCGCCTACTGTGGAGGCTGCTTCAACTCTGTTGTGCAGACCAGCTTCACATTCCACCTCTCATTCTGCAGCTCCAACCGCATCAACCACTTCTTCTGTGATGTGCCCCCTCTGCTCCAGATAGCCTGTGGCAACACAGCCATCAATAAACTTCTCATGTTTGGCATCTGTGGGTTCATGATTGTGGGTTTGGCATTTGTGATCCTCATCTCCTATGGCTACATCATAGCGACCATCCTGAGGATGCAGTCAGGAGCTGGGAGACGCAAGATCTTCTCCACCTGTGGCTCCCACATGACTGTAGTAACTCTCTTTTTTGGGACTCTCTTTGTCATGTATGCCCAGCCAGGAGCAATTGAGTCCATGGAGCAGGGCAAGGTGGTCTCTGTCTTCTACACGCTGGTCATCCCAATGCTCAATCCTCTCATCTACAGTCTGCGAAACAAGGATGTGAAGGAGGCTGTGCAGAGGCTGGGCCAGAAACACATGACCATGTAA